From a region of the Catalinimonas alkaloidigena genome:
- a CDS encoding RagB/SusD family nutrient uptake outer membrane protein, whose translation MNTIKSLIRHKLAVASVALFLIAPGCGLEEDVYSIYTPETFYSDQAAVLSSLSGVYRNFAGIMGMGVEYRVLELPADQVVVHGKIQGWWANNDFEQLMEHKWGPDHNYLNGAWNTFFATVGQANALIASLEASALDPDEIDGPIAELRALRAYAYFFLMDLFGSVPVFTEPRVDPNNLPQQNSRREVFEFVLSELKLAAEVLPSEAVVGEEYYGRLTQEAAYALIATTYLNGEVYAGEAFYEETIEYADKVINSGAYTLLPDFFENFTSNNEMNAEFIFGGVYTPNIPGGIGHALVQKVLPGIQGGLFGLPYTPQNGFGTRPSVLALYEEDDVRRDVILEYGPLTDPRNGDTVLVERVVPDNNSNLYDPNRSTEGPVTYDIIPATGIRNQPMNAGLKWIKWGIDPNTNGGNAGNDLAFIRYADVLLMKAEALARTGNTSAALELVNQVRTRSNASELTSLTLEDIYEERGRELAFEMTRRRDMIRFGTFTDAWEFKEASEAYRTLYPIPSRAIDANPSLKQNPGY comes from the coding sequence ATGAATACGATAAAGTCACTCATTCGCCACAAACTGGCCGTAGCGTCCGTGGCACTTTTCCTGATTGCGCCGGGGTGTGGGCTGGAGGAAGACGTCTACTCCATCTACACGCCCGAAACCTTTTATTCAGACCAGGCGGCGGTGCTCTCGTCCCTGTCCGGGGTCTACCGGAACTTCGCCGGCATTATGGGCATGGGCGTCGAGTACCGGGTGCTGGAACTTCCGGCCGACCAGGTTGTGGTTCACGGCAAAATTCAGGGCTGGTGGGCCAACAACGACTTCGAGCAGTTGATGGAACACAAGTGGGGGCCTGACCACAACTACCTCAACGGGGCGTGGAATACCTTCTTTGCCACAGTAGGGCAGGCCAACGCGCTGATCGCTTCGCTGGAAGCCTCGGCCCTGGACCCGGACGAAATCGACGGCCCAATTGCCGAACTGCGCGCCCTGCGGGCATACGCCTATTTCTTTCTGATGGATTTGTTCGGCAGCGTGCCGGTGTTCACCGAGCCGCGCGTCGATCCCAACAATTTGCCGCAGCAGAACAGCCGCCGCGAAGTGTTCGAATTTGTATTGAGCGAACTCAAACTGGCGGCCGAGGTGTTGCCGTCCGAAGCGGTGGTGGGAGAAGAGTACTACGGACGCTTGACCCAGGAGGCGGCCTACGCGCTGATCGCCACCACCTACCTGAACGGCGAGGTATACGCAGGCGAAGCATTTTACGAAGAGACCATCGAGTATGCCGACAAAGTGATCAACTCCGGGGCGTACACGCTGCTGCCCGATTTCTTCGAAAACTTCACGTCCAATAACGAGATGAACGCCGAATTCATTTTCGGTGGGGTGTATACCCCGAACATTCCGGGCGGCATTGGGCACGCATTGGTGCAGAAAGTGCTGCCGGGCATTCAGGGGGGGCTGTTCGGTCTGCCCTATACGCCACAGAACGGCTTCGGGACGCGACCTTCTGTGCTGGCTTTGTACGAGGAAGACGACGTCCGCAGGGACGTGATTCTGGAATACGGTCCGTTGACAGACCCCCGGAACGGCGATACGGTGCTGGTGGAACGCGTGGTGCCGGACAACAACTCCAACCTTTACGATCCGAATCGCTCTACCGAAGGGCCGGTAACGTACGACATCATTCCCGCGACAGGCATTCGGAACCAGCCGATGAATGCGGGTCTGAAGTGGATCAAGTGGGGCATCGACCCGAATACCAACGGGGGCAACGCGGGCAACGACCTGGCCTTTATCCGCTACGCCGATGTACTGTTAATGAAAGCCGAAGCCCTGGCCCGGACTGGCAATACGTCGGCGGCGTTGGAACTGGTGAACCAGGTACGAACCCGGAGCAACGCTTCCGAACTTACTTCCCTGACGCTGGAAGATATTTATGAGGAGCGCGGCCGCGAACTGGCGTTCGAGATGACAAGAAGGCGGGACATGATTCGCTTCGGGACGTTCACCGACGCCTGGGAATTCAAAGAAGCGTCTGAGGCGTACAGAACGCTCTATCCGATTCCGTCGCGTGCCATCGACGCCAACCCCAGCCTGAAGCAAAATCCTGGCTATTAA